The proteins below are encoded in one region of Candidatus Micrarchaeia archaeon:
- a CDS encoding VTT domain-containing protein: MEEKWKGAAEILLAALLAFFSFLLSPWLAQNFAPFGYVGVFLFSVFASATIFLPVPSWILVFSLAQSFNPLLLGISAGLGSGIGELSGYLAGRGGKYLIGGDKTAFFEEHKKWIVKAEFPTLFIVSFLPNPFFDIAGVAAGILNVPLWRFLLAVVLGKILRFTLLAYFGIQILGAFGLM, translated from the coding sequence ATGGAAGAAAAATGGAAGGGCGCAGCCGAAATCCTGCTCGCAGCCTTATTGGCGTTTTTCTCGTTTCTGCTCAGTCCCTGGCTCGCCCAGAACTTCGCGCCGTTTGGCTACGTGGGCGTTTTCCTTTTCTCCGTCTTCGCGTCTGCGACAATTTTTCTCCCTGTCCCATCCTGGATCCTGGTGTTCTCGCTTGCCCAATCTTTCAACCCTCTGCTCCTTGGCATATCCGCCGGCCTGGGTTCGGGCATTGGCGAGCTCAGCGGCTACCTTGCCGGGCGCGGAGGAAAATACCTGATCGGCGGCGACAAGACCGCATTTTTCGAGGAACATAAAAAATGGATAGTGAAAGCCGAGTTCCCCACCTTATTCATCGTGTCGTTCCTGCCCAATCCTTTTTTCGACATAGCCGGAGTCGCCGCAGGAATCCTTAACGTTCCGCTCTGGCGCTTCCTTCTGGCAGTGGTGCTGGGAAAAATCCTGCGGTTCACCCTGCTTGCATATTTCGGAATCCAGATTCTCGGAGCCTTCGGGCTGATGTGA
- a CDS encoding DNA double-strand break repair nuclease NurA, translated as MLEKIKAAAEHIRAMEDEIRGKAAKFRVANHVFVEALEKELVHPLKEVKVDGLVGAVDGGLLAQEMHGTDLVIARAAAALFDYNNSGLVSHEYLPNAFPEPDYEIKLGLDEREVMAFRSLFRLRKEIECAIDAIEKKSPKFMLMDGSLVPLPSDKPPDDSDIAYEYHNLVRLYRKLFESAKEGKCEMVGVIKDSRAKRFVDIVRAEVDVHTSDSVFLSHLLREGERTFAFKYTADAKRHSVLRDFGEYGSALNAMYLKPVEGDRPLRVEFFSPDFSGIASFVYSLSRINRSYAYPAVLIEADLRAALDPLELERAQKSLAMQSGFGMMPLRRNSRPFR; from the coding sequence ATGCTCGAAAAAATCAAGGCCGCGGCTGAGCACATACGTGCGATGGAGGATGAAATCAGGGGGAAAGCCGCGAAATTCAGGGTGGCAAACCACGTTTTTGTCGAGGCGCTGGAAAAGGAGCTTGTGCATCCGCTCAAGGAAGTGAAAGTGGATGGATTGGTGGGCGCTGTGGATGGCGGTTTATTGGCCCAGGAAATGCACGGGACGGATTTGGTGATTGCAAGGGCCGCGGCTGCGCTTTTTGATTACAACAATTCTGGTCTGGTTTCGCACGAGTACCTGCCCAACGCGTTCCCGGAGCCGGATTACGAAATAAAGTTGGGATTGGATGAGCGCGAGGTGATGGCGTTCAGGTCGCTGTTCAGGCTAAGGAAGGAAATCGAGTGCGCGATTGATGCGATTGAGAAAAAGAGTCCGAAGTTCATGCTCATGGACGGCTCGCTGGTTCCGCTCCCTTCGGACAAGCCTCCGGATGACAGTGACATTGCGTATGAGTATCACAATCTGGTGAGATTGTACAGAAAACTTTTTGAGAGCGCGAAGGAAGGGAAATGCGAAATGGTGGGAGTGATAAAGGACAGCAGGGCGAAAAGGTTCGTGGATATAGTGAGAGCGGAGGTGGACGTGCACACTTCGGATTCTGTTTTCCTGAGCCATTTGCTCAGGGAAGGGGAGCGCACTTTCGCTTTCAAATATACTGCGGATGCAAAGAGGCACTCGGTGCTCAGGGATTTCGGGGAATACGGGTCTGCGCTGAACGCGATGTACCTGAAGCCCGTGGAAGGGGACAGGCCGCTCAGGGTGGAATTCTTTTCCCCTGATTTCAGCGGGATTGCGTCGTTCGTGTATTCGCTTTCCAGGATAAACAGGAGCTACGCGTATCCTGCGGTGCTCATCGAGGCGGATTTGAGGGCTGCGCTTGACCCGCTGGAGCTGGAGAGGGCGCAGAAGAGCCTTGCGATGCAGAGCGGATTCGGGATGATGCCACTGAGAAGAAATTCAAGGCCCTTTAGATGA
- the dcd gene encoding dCTP deaminase, with product MILSDKDIMAYMRKGAIKIRPFRKEQLGTASVDLTLSGKWEFFKKKLLGAQVDLEKVPFREAVEKVHADYAILEPGQIVLAETLEKITLPANIMGKLEGRSRYARMGLSVHITSAIVQPGSSNHQILEILNSAPFAIVLHKGMRLSQIVFHELKSPSSKPYAKFGSIARNQ from the coding sequence ATGATACTTTCCGACAAGGACATAATGGCGTACATGCGCAAGGGCGCGATAAAAATCCGGCCTTTCAGGAAAGAGCAGCTCGGAACCGCGAGCGTGGACCTCACCCTTTCAGGCAAATGGGAATTCTTCAAGAAGAAGCTCCTCGGAGCCCAGGTGGACTTGGAAAAAGTGCCTTTCCGTGAGGCAGTTGAAAAAGTGCATGCGGATTACGCCATCCTGGAGCCGGGGCAGATTGTGCTCGCGGAAACCCTGGAGAAAATCACGCTACCGGCAAACATAATGGGCAAGCTCGAAGGCAGGAGCAGGTACGCGCGCATGGGCCTCTCAGTGCACATCACGTCCGCGATAGTGCAGCCCGGCTCCAGCAACCACCAAATCCTTGAAATACTGAATTCAGCCCCGTTCGCAATAGTCCTGCACAAGGGAATGCGCCTCTCCCAGATTGTTTTCCACGAACTGAAGAGCCCGAGCTCGAAGCCCTACGCGAAATTCGGAAGCATAGCGAGAAACCAGTGA
- the pth2 gene encoding peptidyl-tRNA hydrolase Pth2 — translation MKQAIVVRTDLEMGKGKASAQVAHASLSSYIDVEHTDHSIAEKWIDEGMKKIVLKVKDEKELFLYFQHAKDAGLPVSIIRDAGLTQIESGSATCFAIGPAPSSDIDKIVGKLKLL, via the coding sequence TTGAAGCAGGCGATAGTGGTGCGCACTGATTTGGAGATGGGCAAAGGCAAGGCAAGCGCCCAGGTCGCGCACGCCTCGCTCTCCTCTTATATAGATGTAGAGCATACCGACCATTCAATCGCGGAAAAATGGATTGACGAGGGGATGAAGAAGATAGTATTGAAAGTGAAGGACGAAAAAGAGCTTTTCCTGTATTTCCAGCACGCCAAGGACGCAGGGCTTCCGGTTTCCATAATAAGGGATGCAGGCCTTACACAAATAGAAAGCGGAAGCGCCACATGCTTCGCCATCGGCCCCGCACCTTCATCAGACATAGACAAGATAGTGGGAAAGCTCAAGCTCCTCTGA
- a CDS encoding MscL family protein produces MGLIQEFKDFLHEYKVMGLAVAFIMAVATNTLIKALVDDLIMPFVGIVLPNGDWKTATLALGPLLLKWGDFLSALINFLIMAFVVFIIAKMVLKEEKVTKK; encoded by the coding sequence ATGGGATTGATTCAGGAATTCAAGGATTTTCTGCATGAATACAAGGTGATGGGGCTTGCAGTGGCTTTCATCATGGCCGTGGCCACGAACACGCTCATAAAGGCGCTCGTTGACGACCTGATAATGCCCTTTGTAGGCATAGTGCTCCCGAATGGCGATTGGAAAACCGCGACTCTCGCCCTAGGGCCGCTGCTCCTGAAATGGGGCGACTTCCTGAGCGCGCTCATAAACTTCCTGATAATGGCATTCGTGGTGTTCATCATCGCGAAGATGGTGCTCAAGGAGGAGAAAGTGACAAAGAAATAA
- a CDS encoding HAD-IA family hydrolase: protein MPKLVILDLDETLLRIPADWEKVMAEVIEYGRSQGAAFNPSDQVIPLSSAVSSTPERKLEVDSIWRRHELSSIEKSGVVRYAKAESFVKKMKKRGMLLAIASNNTHATAEKALALAGLSQFFDLIVCRDDVHETKPGPEMLLRILDRFGIAKEEAVFIGNSETSDAPAGKAAGVRTLIVKPDSAFPQIE from the coding sequence ATGCCCAAATTAGTAATCCTGGACCTGGACGAAACCCTGCTCCGCATTCCAGCGGACTGGGAGAAAGTAATGGCAGAAGTGATTGAATACGGCAGAAGCCAGGGCGCCGCGTTCAACCCTTCCGACCAGGTAATCCCGCTCTCCTCCGCAGTTTCCAGCACGCCTGAGCGCAAATTGGAAGTGGATTCCATATGGCGCAGGCACGAACTCTCTTCAATTGAAAAATCCGGCGTCGTGCGCTACGCGAAAGCCGAGAGTTTCGTGAAAAAAATGAAGAAGCGCGGCATGCTTCTCGCGATAGCCTCGAACAACACCCACGCAACCGCGGAGAAGGCGCTGGCTCTCGCTGGGCTCTCGCAGTTTTTCGACTTAATAGTGTGCAGGGACGACGTTCATGAAACAAAGCCCGGCCCGGAGATGCTCCTCAGAATCCTGGACAGGTTCGGAATCGCAAAAGAAGAAGCTGTTTTCATAGGCAACAGCGAGACGAGCGACGCACCTGCAGGAAAAGCCGCAGGCGTAAGAACGCTCATAGTGAAGCCGGATTCCGCATTCCCGCAAATTGAATAA
- a CDS encoding slipin family protein, whose product MAWEVLVGCAPVVAIGALAIAAASIKIVMQYESGIVFTLGKFSGIANPGINFIIPLIQSMRKVDTRILTIDIPKQEVMTKDNVPMGVNGVVFFKVENVEKAVLQIQDYHYSVSQYAQTALRDVIGSKEMDAVLSNRDEVANEIKIIVDKETTEWGIDVTNIKIQDIELPADMKRIMARQAEAEREKRAKIIESEAELMASEKVAKAAQMLASTPGGLHLKTLLTISNVAAFDGNSVVFVTPIELLEAIKGFTGMKKKQ is encoded by the coding sequence ATGGCATGGGAAGTCCTTGTTGGTTGCGCGCCCGTGGTGGCAATAGGCGCTCTGGCGATTGCGGCCGCTTCAATAAAGATAGTGATGCAGTACGAAAGCGGGATAGTGTTCACGCTAGGAAAGTTTTCAGGCATTGCGAACCCCGGGATAAATTTCATCATCCCGCTGATACAGAGCATGCGCAAGGTGGACACGAGGATACTCACGATCGACATTCCCAAGCAGGAAGTCATGACCAAGGACAACGTGCCGATGGGCGTTAACGGCGTCGTATTCTTCAAGGTGGAAAACGTGGAGAAAGCGGTGCTCCAGATACAGGATTACCACTATTCCGTTTCCCAATACGCGCAAACAGCTTTGAGGGACGTGATAGGCAGCAAGGAGATGGACGCCGTGCTTTCCAACCGCGACGAAGTCGCGAACGAGATAAAGATAATAGTGGACAAGGAAACCACGGAATGGGGCATCGACGTCACCAACATAAAAATCCAGGACATCGAGCTTCCAGCGGACATGAAGCGCATAATGGCGAGGCAGGCCGAAGCCGAGAGGGAGAAGCGGGCCAAGATAATAGAGAGCGAGGCCGAGCTCATGGCATCGGAAAAGGTGGCGAAGGCCGCGCAGATGCTTGCCAGCACTCCGGGCGGGTTGCACCTAAAGACGCTCCTCACGATTTCCAACGTCGCGGCGTTCGACGGCAACTCGGTGGTTTTCGTGACTCCGATTGAATTGCTGGAAGCGATAAAGGGCTTTACGGGCATGAAGAAAAAGCAATAG